The following coding sequences are from one Microcoleus sp. AS-A8 window:
- a CDS encoding acyltransferase family protein — protein MFNFFDLLTARYARHAQASEHLYEGWSLDQRDPEVIKAWMPVWEWLYHSYFRVQTEGWHHIPSQGKMLIVGSHNGGSASPDTSMFMYDWYRRFGYERLTYGLMHRLAWKIPNVGRLAAPVGAVIAHPKTAIAALQRGAAVLVYPGGAEDMFRPHRLRDRIYFAGRKGFIKLALREEVPIVPAISHGAHDTLIILGDFYQQVRQLQEWGVPLSLDPDIGVFPIYLGLPWGVGIGPLPNIPLPIQIHTRVCAPIVFERYGREAASDRDYVDACYEKVCTQMQRELDDLIDRLNSTE, from the coding sequence TTGTTTAATTTTTTCGATCTTTTGACGGCTCGTTACGCAAGACATGCTCAAGCCTCTGAGCATCTATATGAGGGTTGGTCGCTAGATCAGCGCGATCCTGAGGTGATTAAAGCTTGGATGCCTGTGTGGGAATGGTTGTACCACTCTTACTTTCGAGTGCAAACCGAGGGCTGGCATCACATTCCCTCGCAGGGGAAGATGCTGATTGTGGGTAGCCATAATGGCGGCTCGGCTTCACCGGATACTTCGATGTTTATGTACGATTGGTACCGCAGGTTCGGCTATGAACGCTTAACCTATGGATTGATGCACCGATTGGCTTGGAAAATCCCCAACGTGGGTCGGTTAGCGGCTCCGGTAGGGGCTGTCATTGCTCACCCTAAAACAGCGATCGCCGCCCTTCAAAGAGGTGCAGCAGTTCTCGTCTATCCGGGCGGGGCTGAAGATATGTTCCGTCCTCATCGCCTGCGCGATCGCATTTACTTTGCAGGACGTAAGGGATTTATTAAATTGGCTCTGCGGGAAGAGGTACCCATTGTGCCTGCGATTTCTCACGGTGCCCACGATACTCTAATCATTCTGGGAGATTTTTACCAGCAAGTCCGACAACTACAGGAATGGGGTGTTCCCTTGTCGCTTGACCCAGATATCGGTGTGTTTCCCATTTATTTGGGCTTACCTTGGGGTGTCGGAATTGGGCCTTTGCCGAATATTCCTTTGCCTATACAGATCCACACCCGCGTTTGTGCGCCCATTGTGTTTGAGCGTTATGGGCGGGAAGCGGCGAGCGATCGCGATTATGTGGATGCGTGCTATGAGAAAGTCTGTACTCAGATGCAACGAGAACTTGACGATTTAATTGATCGACTCAACAGCACTGAATAA
- a CDS encoding DUF4278 domain-containing protein produces the protein MKLSYRGVNYENSSPMLEVIEGDIGGTYRGQNWRSHYLRHIPEPAPVHDLKYRGVAYRTGKSAVAVPSAAGARCTLPGFHKREREKELNQLTRTHLSNIRNSLERRMQVAKANGDEQLVRLLEQERMTLPLQ, from the coding sequence ATGAAACTCTCTTACCGTGGCGTTAACTACGAAAATTCATCCCCCATGCTCGAAGTCATTGAAGGGGATATCGGTGGTACCTATCGGGGTCAAAATTGGAGATCGCACTATCTTAGACACATTCCCGAACCCGCACCTGTCCACGATCTGAAATATCGGGGTGTGGCTTACCGCACCGGGAAATCCGCTGTTGCTGTACCTTCTGCGGCGGGGGCACGCTGCACATTGCCCGGTTTCCACAAACGGGAACGAGAAAAAGAGTTGAATCAGCTAACGAGAACTCACCTGAGCAATATTCGCAACAGCTTAGAACGCCGGATGCAAGTCGCCAAAGCGAATGGGGATGAACAGCTAGTGCGCCTTTTAGAGCAAGAGAGAATGACGTTACCTCTCCAATAG
- the acnB gene encoding bifunctional aconitate hydratase 2/2-methylisocitrate dehydratase, producing the protein MLESYRQHVAERAALGIPPLPLNAQQTAELCELLKNPPAGEEETLMSLLRDRVPPGVDPAAYVKAGFLTAIAKEEITCPLITPQWAVNLLGTMMGGYNVHSLIDLLKSSHPSMAASAAAALSKTLLVFDAFHDVLALSDINPYAKQVIDSWANAEWFITHPKLAEAITVTVFKVPGETNTDDLSPAPHATTRPDIPLHALAMLESKMPGGIETIAQLKEKGHPVAYVGDVVGTGSSRKSAINSVLWHIGNDIPFVPNKRSGGYILGSAIAPIFFNTAEDSGALPIECDVSQMETGMVITIHPYKGEITNEAGEVISTFTLKPDTILDEVRAGGRIPLLIGRSLTDKTREALGLEPSTLFTRPTMPTDTGKGFTLAQKMVGKACGLSGVRPGTSCEPLMTTVGSQDTTGPMTRDELKELACLGFSADLVMQSFCHTAAYPKPVDVKTHKDLPDFFSSRGGVALRPGDGIIHSWLNRMLLPDTVGTGGDSHTRFPLGISFPAGSGLVAFAGALGLMPLDMPESVLVRFKGELQPGITLRDVVNAIPYVAMQKGLLTVEKQNKKNIFSGRIMEIEGLPDLKVEQAFELTDASAERSCAGCTIKLSVETVSEYLRSNVALLTNMVARGYQDARTIMRRVAKMEEWLANPVLMEADADAEYVEIIEIDLNEIKEPIVAAPNDPDNVKLLSEVANDPVHEVFVGSCMTNIGHYRATAKVLEGEPPVKTRLWICPPTRMDEKQLKEEGIYGTFGAAGARTEMPGCSLCMGNQARVGDGTTVFSTSTRNFNNRMGKDAQVYLGSAELAAVCAMLGRIPTVQEYMDIVAKKIHPFAGDLYRYLNFDQIANFEDEGRVIALEDMPRIEDILGMPTAAR; encoded by the coding sequence ATGCTTGAATCTTATCGTCAACACGTTGCTGAACGAGCCGCTTTGGGTATTCCCCCCCTGCCGCTGAACGCCCAACAAACTGCCGAACTGTGCGAATTGCTGAAAAATCCACCTGCGGGTGAAGAAGAGACGTTAATGTCATTGTTGCGCGATCGCGTCCCACCTGGTGTCGATCCGGCGGCTTACGTCAAAGCTGGGTTTTTAACTGCGATCGCGAAAGAGGAAATCACCTGTCCCCTGATTACTCCCCAATGGGCGGTAAACCTTCTCGGCACGATGATGGGGGGTTACAATGTGCATTCCTTGATCGATTTACTCAAATCAAGCCATCCATCAATGGCAGCCTCAGCCGCCGCCGCCTTAAGTAAGACGCTACTGGTGTTTGATGCCTTTCACGACGTTCTGGCTTTGTCTGATATAAACCCTTACGCCAAACAGGTAATTGATTCTTGGGCAAATGCCGAATGGTTTATCACCCACCCTAAACTCGCGGAAGCGATTACCGTTACCGTGTTCAAAGTGCCGGGAGAAACGAATACTGATGATTTATCCCCCGCACCCCACGCCACCACCCGCCCGGATATCCCACTTCATGCCTTGGCAATGTTGGAATCCAAGATGCCAGGAGGCATCGAAACAATTGCCCAACTCAAGGAGAAAGGGCATCCTGTGGCGTATGTTGGGGATGTTGTGGGTACGGGTTCCTCCCGCAAATCCGCGATTAACTCCGTGCTGTGGCATATTGGCAACGATATTCCCTTTGTGCCGAATAAGCGGTCTGGGGGATATATTTTAGGAAGTGCGATCGCGCCTATCTTCTTCAACACGGCTGAAGATTCTGGTGCATTACCTATTGAGTGTGATGTCAGCCAGATGGAAACGGGGATGGTAATTACGATCCATCCTTATAAGGGAGAAATCACCAACGAAGCGGGAGAAGTGATTTCCACCTTTACCCTCAAGCCTGACACCATTCTCGATGAAGTCAGGGCGGGTGGACGGATTCCTTTATTAATTGGGCGCAGTCTCACCGACAAAACCCGCGAAGCCTTAGGATTAGAACCCAGCACCCTGTTCACCCGTCCCACAATGCCAACGGATACGGGCAAAGGCTTTACTCTGGCACAGAAAATGGTAGGGAAAGCTTGTGGTTTATCCGGTGTGCGTCCCGGTACCTCTTGCGAACCCCTGATGACGACCGTTGGTTCTCAGGATACCACCGGCCCGATGACTCGCGACGAATTGAAAGAACTTGCCTGTTTAGGGTTCAGTGCGGACTTGGTGATGCAGAGTTTCTGTCATACCGCCGCTTATCCCAAACCTGTGGATGTCAAAACTCACAAAGATTTACCGGATTTCTTCTCCTCTCGCGGTGGTGTAGCCTTGCGTCCTGGTGATGGCATTATTCACTCTTGGCTGAACCGGATGCTATTGCCGGATACCGTGGGAACTGGCGGCGACTCTCACACTCGTTTCCCCTTAGGGATTTCCTTTCCCGCGGGTTCTGGGTTAGTGGCGTTTGCCGGTGCCTTGGGTTTGATGCCGTTGGATATGCCGGAATCTGTCTTAGTGCGGTTTAAGGGTGAGTTGCAACCCGGTATCACGCTGCGGGATGTCGTGAATGCAATTCCCTATGTGGCGATGCAAAAAGGCTTGCTAACGGTGGAGAAGCAGAATAAGAAGAATATCTTCTCCGGGCGAATTATGGAAATTGAAGGGTTGCCTGATTTAAAAGTCGAGCAAGCCTTTGAACTCACTGATGCTAGCGCTGAACGTTCTTGTGCGGGTTGCACGATTAAGCTGAGTGTGGAGACAGTTTCGGAATATCTGCGATCGAATGTGGCGCTGTTGACAAATATGGTAGCGCGAGGCTATCAGGATGCGCGGACGATTATGCGCCGTGTTGCCAAGATGGAAGAGTGGTTGGCGAATCCCGTACTGATGGAAGCTGACGCCGATGCGGAGTATGTGGAAATTATCGAGATTGACTTGAATGAAATCAAGGAACCGATTGTCGCCGCTCCCAATGACCCGGATAATGTGAAGTTATTATCTGAAGTCGCTAATGACCCGGTTCATGAGGTGTTCGTTGGTTCCTGCATGACGAATATTGGTCATTATCGTGCCACAGCGAAGGTATTGGAAGGCGAACCCCCGGTTAAGACGCGCCTGTGGATTTGTCCCCCAACCCGGATGGATGAAAAGCAACTGAAGGAAGAGGGTATCTACGGTACATTTGGTGCGGCGGGTGCGAGAACGGAAATGCCGGGATGTTCTCTGTGCATGGGGAATCAGGCGCGTGTGGGAGATGGCACGACAGTGTTCTCGACTTCGACGCGCAACTTTAATAATCGCATGGGTAAAGATGCCCAAGTTTATCTCGGTTCTGCTGAATTAGCTGCCGTGTGTGCGATGTTAGGACGGATTCCTACTGTGCAGGAATATATGGACATTGTGGCGAAGAAGATTCATCCGTTTGCGGGTGATTTGTATCGGTATTTGAACTTCGATCAAATTGCTAATTTTGAGGATGAAGGGCGGGTGATTGCGTTGGAAGATATGCCTCGAATTGAGGATATTTTGGGGATGCCTACGGCAGCCAGGTAA
- a CDS encoding DUF262 domain-containing protein, with product MSIVPRGMTVTEAYRLYRSGSFLVNRKYQRKLIWTVEEKERLIGSILKGYPIPLILLAERPQIYGSGKYEIIDGMQRLNAICSFIENSFTFEDKYFDTEEFSYAKQVADEGIFERIQENTILLSRKECADILDYQLAVTIYTAMEEEDITEVFGRINSSGKHLSRQEKTPLQYR from the coding sequence ATGAGTATTGTTCCACGCGGAATGACTGTTACTGAAGCGTACCGTCTTTATCGCTCAGGCAGTTTTCTAGTCAATCGAAAGTATCAACGAAAGCTTATTTGGACAGTTGAAGAAAAAGAAAGACTGATTGGAAGTATTTTGAAAGGATATCCCATACCCCTAATTTTATTAGCTGAACGTCCGCAAATATATGGAAGTGGAAAGTATGAAATTATAGATGGGATGCAACGACTAAATGCAATTTGCAGCTTTATAGAAAATTCATTTACCTTTGAAGATAAATATTTTGATACTGAGGAATTTTCTTACGCTAAACAAGTAGCAGATGAAGGCATTTTTGAAAGAATTCAAGAAAATACTATACTGCTTTCACGAAAAGAATGCGCTGATATTTTGGATTATCAACTTGCAGTAACTATTTATACCGCAATGGAAGAAGAGGATATCACAGAAGTTTTTGGTCGAATTAATTCCAGCGGAAAGCATTTGAGCCGCCAAGAAAAGACTCCTCTACAATATCGATAG
- a CDS encoding DUF559 domain-containing protein has protein sequence MNNLTPQQSPTPKQQLTHNIVIGQKVTPVKVQRAKELRRQMTQEEKILWQHLRANQLNGLHFRRQQIIDGFIADFYCHAARLVIEVDGEIHQQQVEYDAERDRILLARGLRLLRIQNEQVRQNLDQVLARISTACCEQT, from the coding sequence ATGAATAACCTTACTCCCCAACAATCCCCAACACCAAAACAGCAGTTAACTCACAACATCGTTATCGGACAAAAAGTAACCCCAGTCAAAGTACAACGCGCCAAGGAACTCCGTCGGCAAATGACTCAGGAAGAAAAAATCCTCTGGCAACACCTTCGCGCTAATCAATTGAATGGCTTACACTTCCGTCGTCAGCAAATTATTGATGGATTTATTGCAGATTTCTATTGTCACGCTGCCAGATTAGTCATAGAAGTAGATGGAGAAATTCATCAACAACAAGTTGAATACGATGCAGAACGCGATCGCATTTTGTTAGCACGAGGACTGCGGCTGTTGCGAATACAAAATGAACAAGTGAGACAGAATCTCGATCAGGTTTTAGCACGTATTTCGACAGCATGTTGCGAACAGACCTAA
- a CDS encoding MAPEG family protein yields the protein MIELKTLIFPSLVTVLTLILYFVLTANVGRARFKYKVPVPQISGDPDFERVFRVQQNTLEQLILLLPSLWLFSLFISPVWGAGIGFIWLIGRILYAWGYYQAAEKRTLGFGINSLSILVLLLGALVGVIRAFMTYT from the coding sequence ATGATCGAACTAAAAACACTTATTTTTCCGAGTTTGGTGACGGTTTTAACCCTAATTCTCTACTTTGTTCTGACTGCCAATGTTGGCAGAGCCAGATTCAAATATAAAGTGCCTGTACCCCAAATTTCGGGAGATCCAGATTTTGAGCGAGTGTTTCGAGTCCAGCAAAATACGCTAGAGCAACTCATTCTTTTGTTGCCAAGTTTGTGGTTATTCTCTCTATTTATCAGCCCTGTTTGGGGTGCGGGGATTGGATTTATTTGGCTGATTGGGCGCATTTTATATGCTTGGGGTTACTATCAAGCGGCAGAAAAACGGACGCTCGGTTTTGGGATCAATTCTTTGTCTATCCTTGTCCTGCTTTTAGGTGCCCTAGTAGGGGTAATTAGGGCATTCATGACTTATACTTAA
- the bchB gene encoding ferredoxin:protochlorophyllide reductase (ATP-dependent) subunit B, whose amino-acid sequence MKLAYWMYAGPAHIGTLRVSSSFKNVHAIMHAPIGDDYFNVMRSMLERDRNFTPVTISSVDRNVLARGSQEKVVNNITRKDAEETPDLIVLTPTCTSSILQEDLENFVQRAQLDAKGDVMLADVNHYRVNELQAADRTLEQIVQFYIAKARKQGNLPEGKTEKPSVNIIGISSLGFHNHHDCTELKRLMADLGIEVNEVIPEGASVHNLKNLPRAWFNLVPYREIGLMAARYLEQEFGTPFVDITPMGVVETARCIRKIQQVINAQGADVNYEDYINNQTLYVSQAAWFSRSIDCQNLTGKKAVVFGDNTHAAAMTKILAREMGIHVVLAGTYCKYDEQWFRDQVSEYCDEVLISDDNGAIGDAIARIEPSAIFGTQMERHVGKRLSIPCGVIAAPIHVQDFPIGYKPFLGYEGTNQMADLVYNSFTLGMEDHLLEIFGGHDTKEVITRGISADSDLGWNKEAQAELNKVPGFVRGKVKRNTEKFARERGFSEITLEVMYAAKESVGA is encoded by the coding sequence ATGAAATTGGCTTACTGGATGTATGCAGGCCCCGCCCACATTGGTACCTTGCGCGTCTCCAGTTCTTTTAAAAACGTCCATGCCATCATGCACGCGCCGATTGGAGATGACTACTTCAATGTCATGCGCTCCATGCTAGAACGCGATCGCAATTTTACCCCAGTGACGATCAGTTCCGTTGACCGGAATGTCTTGGCACGCGGTTCCCAGGAAAAAGTGGTGAACAACATCACCCGCAAGGATGCTGAGGAAACCCCCGACTTGATTGTTCTCACACCCACCTGCACCTCCAGCATCTTGCAAGAAGACCTGGAAAACTTTGTCCAACGTGCTCAGTTGGATGCTAAAGGGGATGTGATGCTAGCGGACGTGAACCACTACCGCGTCAATGAACTACAAGCGGCAGACCGCACCTTGGAGCAAATTGTCCAGTTTTACATCGCCAAGGCACGCAAGCAAGGCAATCTGCCAGAAGGCAAAACGGAAAAGCCTTCCGTCAATATCATTGGCATTTCTTCCCTCGGCTTCCACAATCACCACGATTGCACCGAACTGAAGCGGTTAATGGCTGACCTCGGCATTGAGGTCAACGAGGTGATTCCAGAAGGGGCTTCGGTTCACAACCTGAAGAATTTGCCTCGTGCTTGGTTTAACCTGGTGCCTTATCGAGAAATCGGCTTGATGGCAGCGCGTTACCTGGAACAAGAGTTCGGGACGCCTTTTGTAGACATTACTCCTATGGGAGTTGTGGAAACAGCTCGTTGTATCCGCAAGATTCAACAGGTGATTAATGCCCAAGGTGCTGATGTTAATTACGAAGACTACATCAACAACCAAACCCTGTACGTTTCCCAAGCGGCTTGGTTCTCTCGTTCCATTGACTGCCAGAATTTGACGGGGAAAAAGGCGGTTGTCTTTGGCGATAATACGCACGCGGCTGCCATGACTAAGATTTTGGCGCGGGAGATGGGAATTCACGTTGTCTTGGCGGGTACCTACTGCAAGTACGATGAACAGTGGTTCCGCGATCAGGTGAGCGAATACTGCGATGAAGTACTCATTAGTGATGATAATGGAGCCATTGGGGATGCGATCGCACGCATTGAACCGTCGGCTATCTTCGGTACCCAAATGGAACGGCACGTCGGCAAGCGTTTAAGCATCCCTTGTGGTGTTATCGCTGCGCCTATCCATGTTCAAGATTTCCCCATCGGTTATAAGCCATTCCTGGGTTACGAAGGCACAAATCAAATGGCTGATTTGGTCTACAATTCCTTCACCTTGGGAATGGAAGATCACTTGTTGGAAATCTTCGGCGGTCACGACACCAAGGAAGTGATTACTAGAGGAATTTCTGCTGATTCTGACCTCGGTTGGAATAAAGAAGCTCAGGCAGAATTGAACAAGGTGCCTGGTTTCGTTCGCGGTAAAGTGAAGCGCAATACTGAGAAGTTTGCTCGTGAGCGTGGCTTTAGTGAAATCACTCTGGAAGTGATGTATGCGGCGAAAGAATCTGTGGGTGCGTAA